A stretch of the Gemmatimonadota bacterium genome encodes the following:
- a CDS encoding DMT family transporter, whose protein sequence is MSPHRAPPVAPVLVLASAAVGISVSGPLVRLSHAAPLAIAVWRLGFSLVVIAAFLVYTGTWRQYRRLTRGDVGAALAAGGVLALHFWSWISSISMTSVAASVVLVNMSPAMVAIGSALWLHERPTGRQVIGISVALAGAVVLAWGDLRGSSASASALLGSRALLGDVLALLGAITVSGYLLFGRRLRQKLDLWPYVGLVYGACFVCVCVLAVLTGAPVLGQPPRELAIFGAMAFGPMLLGHTGFNWALRYVPAYVVSLVALTEPVGATMLAALIPGIAEVPSVYTFAGGGIILTGILMTSLRAPARTDDRAP, encoded by the coding sequence ATGTCGCCTCATCGTGCTCCGCCGGTCGCCCCCGTCCTCGTCTTGGCATCTGCCGCGGTCGGGATTTCCGTTTCCGGCCCCTTGGTGCGCCTGTCGCACGCGGCTCCGCTGGCGATCGCGGTCTGGCGCCTCGGATTCTCGCTGGTGGTGATCGCCGCGTTTCTCGTCTACACGGGCACGTGGCGCCAGTACCGTCGCTTGACGCGCGGCGATGTGGGCGCGGCCCTAGCCGCCGGCGGGGTGCTAGCGCTTCACTTTTGGAGCTGGATCTCGTCCATCAGCATGACCTCGGTGGCCGCGAGTGTGGTGCTCGTGAACATGAGCCCGGCGATGGTCGCGATCGGATCGGCGCTCTGGCTCCATGAGCGACCGACGGGGCGGCAGGTCATTGGCATTTCGGTGGCGCTTGCGGGCGCGGTCGTTCTTGCCTGGGGCGACCTGCGCGGGTCGTCCGCGTCCGCGAGCGCCCTGCTAGGCTCCCGCGCCCTCCTCGGAGACGTCTTGGCGCTCCTTGGCGCCATCACGGTCTCGGGGTACCTCTTGTTTGGCCGGCGGCTGCGCCAGAAGCTGGATCTCTGGCCGTATGTGGGGCTCGTCTACGGCGCGTGCTTTGTTTGCGTGTGCGTGCTTGCTGTCCTGACAGGCGCGCCGGTGCTGGGCCAGCCACCGCGCGAGCTGGCGATTTTCGGTGCGATGGCGTTTGGCCCCATGCTGCTGGGCCACACCGGATTCAACTGGGCGCTCCGCTATGTGCCCGCGTACGTCGTAAGCCTCGTGGCGCTAACGGAACCCGTGGGCGCCACCATGCTCGCCGCGCTCATTCCGGGGATTGCAGAGGTGCCGTCCGTCTACACATTCGCGGGCGGCGGGATCATTCTGACCGGCATTTTGATGACATCGCTTCGGGCGCCGGCGCGCACCGACGATCGTGCCCCGTAG
- the hflX gene encoding GTPase HflX, whose amino-acid sequence MSREMISLDTTVERAILVGAPLKRTNARHLMDEHLEELARLTDTAGATVVGTLTQQLDRPDSSTYIGKGKLDELKLMMSEKEATLVIFDDELSPAQAKNLELELNKRVIDRAELILDIFAVRARSAEAKMQVELAQLEYSLPRLTRMWTHLEKFRGGIGVRGPGETQLESDRRMVGHRIKVLQERLEEVKKSREVQRQGRKSEFRAALVGYTNAGKSSILKSLSGAADVFIEDRLFATLDPLTREVDIGERQKTLVTDTVGFVRKLPHQLVASFRATLEETREADLLLHVIDASHPSWEEQRVVVDEVLADIGVAETPVLHVFNKMDRLAPEMAEALRARIANLLPNSVFVTARGATDIAELTEALRAAARARTPVAHVRIPAGNGKLIADVHRNAEVIQSMHDEETGDVLLTARLDAALRGRVEREGITVVDG is encoded by the coding sequence ATGTCACGCGAAATGATCTCGCTCGATACGACCGTGGAACGCGCCATCTTGGTTGGCGCGCCGCTGAAGCGGACCAATGCGCGGCACTTGATGGATGAGCATCTGGAGGAGCTCGCACGCCTCACGGATACGGCGGGCGCCACCGTCGTGGGCACCCTCACGCAACAGCTCGACCGGCCGGATTCTTCGACTTACATCGGGAAGGGGAAGCTCGACGAGCTCAAGCTGATGATGTCCGAAAAAGAAGCAACGCTGGTCATCTTCGACGATGAACTGAGCCCGGCACAGGCCAAGAATCTTGAGTTGGAGCTCAATAAGCGGGTCATCGACCGTGCCGAACTGATTCTCGATATCTTCGCCGTGCGCGCACGCAGTGCTGAGGCGAAGATGCAAGTTGAACTCGCGCAGCTCGAATACTCGCTCCCGCGTCTGACGCGCATGTGGACCCACCTCGAAAAGTTTCGCGGTGGCATCGGTGTTCGTGGTCCCGGCGAAACGCAGTTGGAGTCCGACCGCCGCATGGTGGGACATCGCATCAAGGTGCTCCAAGAGCGACTCGAAGAAGTGAAGAAGTCGCGCGAGGTGCAGCGGCAAGGGCGCAAGTCAGAGTTTCGGGCCGCGCTGGTTGGGTACACCAATGCGGGGAAGAGTTCGATTCTCAAATCGCTCTCGGGCGCTGCGGATGTCTTTATTGAGGATCGCTTGTTCGCCACACTCGACCCGCTGACGCGCGAAGTCGATATCGGCGAACGGCAGAAAACGCTTGTCACCGACACCGTCGGATTCGTGCGCAAATTGCCACACCAACTCGTCGCCAGCTTTCGTGCGACGCTTGAGGAGACGCGCGAAGCCGATCTGCTGTTGCATGTGATTGATGCGAGCCACCCGTCATGGGAGGAGCAGCGGGTGGTGGTGGACGAGGTGCTAGCCGACATTGGTGTTGCGGAGACGCCCGTCCTCCACGTGTTCAATAAGATGGATCGTCTGGCGCCCGAAATGGCCGAGGCGCTGCGCGCCCGGATTGCGAATCTGTTGCCGAACTCCGTGTTCGTGACGGCTCGCGGCGCCACGGACATTGCCGAGTTGACTGAGGCACTTCGGGCGGCGGCACGCGCCCGCACGCCGGTGGCCCACGTGAGAATCCCGGCGGGGAATGGCAAGCTCATTGCCGACGTGCACCGCAACGCGGAAGTGATCCAGTCCATGCACGATGAAGAAACGGGCGACGTGCTCCTCACCGCTCGGCTCGATGCCGCGCTTCGGGGGCGCGTGGAGCGCGAGGGCATCACGGTCGTGGACGGATAG
- a CDS encoding LEA type 2 family protein translates to MKARVWMVTLAVIAATVGGCASFGRAAFATPVVELKDVRFKGMGATGGSLDLILSVYNPNAYRLDARRVSYHLFVDTNQVAMGTIDKLVTLTEHAKTDVTLPVSFTFQQMLGAAAILTRSGSVDYRVVGQVTVATPAGDVTRPYESKGRFDSLRR, encoded by the coding sequence GTGAAGGCTCGTGTCTGGATGGTGACGCTGGCGGTGATAGCGGCGACGGTTGGTGGGTGCGCCTCGTTCGGACGTGCCGCGTTTGCGACGCCCGTTGTGGAGCTCAAGGATGTGCGTTTCAAAGGGATGGGTGCGACGGGTGGATCGCTGGACCTGATTCTCAGTGTGTACAATCCGAATGCGTATCGGCTCGACGCGCGCCGTGTGTCGTATCACTTGTTTGTGGACACGAATCAGGTCGCGATGGGCACGATCGACAAGCTGGTGACGCTCACCGAGCACGCCAAAACCGACGTCACACTCCCCGTGAGTTTCACCTTCCAGCAGATGCTCGGCGCCGCGGCCATACTGACGCGTTCCGGGAGTGTTGATTACCGCGTCGTCGGCCAAGTCACGGTGGCCACTCCGGCGGGCGATGTCACCAGACCCTACGAGAGCAAGGGACGATTCGATTCCCTCAGGCGGTAA
- a CDS encoding replication-associated recombination protein A yields the protein MRPRTLDEVAGQPHLLEAGRALRESIERGDTGSILFWGPPGTGKTTLARLIARYAKGEFIPFSAVTEGIPRLREIMADAERRLAMGTRTILFIDEIHRFNRGQQDALLPHVEAGTVTLIGATTENPSFELNGALLSRLRVYVLESLTADDIKQVVHRALTDVDRGLGDAPIEIDADALQMLADESDGDARRSLTVLEAASKLLARPAASAAAAVAAVAAVAAVADDAAVVPRRLGAREVREALQWRAAHYDKSGEEHFNLISAYHKALRGSDPNGALYWLARMIDGGEDGMYIARRTVRFASEDIGLADPRALQIAIAARDAYHFLGAPEGELALAEAAVYLASAPKSNRVYTAWQAAQAAARRTPAAPVPKHIRNAPTSLMKDLGYGAGYQYAHNVPEAYIPQDYLPDEVAKENFYTPSSFGFEKDVAKRLEWWAELKRRAESGDETGTVGEAE from the coding sequence ATGCGGCCGCGCACGCTCGACGAGGTCGCCGGACAGCCGCATCTGCTCGAGGCAGGGCGCGCCTTGCGGGAGAGCATTGAGCGCGGCGACACGGGTTCCATCCTCTTTTGGGGACCGCCCGGTACGGGAAAGACGACGCTCGCGCGGCTGATTGCGCGCTATGCCAAGGGAGAGTTCATCCCGTTCTCCGCCGTCACGGAAGGTATTCCGCGCCTCCGCGAAATTATGGCGGATGCTGAGAGGCGTCTCGCCATGGGGACGCGCACGATCTTGTTCATTGACGAGATCCATCGGTTCAATCGCGGGCAGCAGGACGCGCTGTTGCCGCATGTTGAGGCGGGGACGGTCACGCTCATCGGCGCGACCACGGAAAACCCGAGCTTCGAGCTCAACGGCGCCTTGCTCAGTCGCCTGCGCGTGTATGTGCTGGAGTCGCTGACGGCAGATGACATCAAGCAGGTCGTGCACCGTGCGCTCACAGACGTTGATCGCGGCTTAGGCGATGCGCCGATCGAGATCGACGCAGACGCGCTGCAGATGCTCGCCGACGAGAGCGACGGGGATGCGCGGAGGTCGCTGACGGTACTCGAAGCGGCGTCCAAACTACTCGCGCGTCCGGCGGCTTCGGCGGCTGCGGCGGTTGCGGCGGTTGCGGCGGTTGCGGCGGTTGCGGATGACGCAGCGGTCGTGCCGCGTCGACTTGGCGCACGCGAGGTGCGCGAGGCCTTGCAGTGGCGTGCTGCGCATTACGACAAGAGCGGGGAAGAGCACTTCAATCTCATCAGCGCGTATCACAAGGCACTGCGCGGCAGTGATCCCAACGGCGCCTTGTATTGGCTCGCGCGCATGATTGATGGCGGCGAGGATGGAATGTACATCGCGCGCCGCACGGTGCGGTTCGCAAGCGAGGATATTGGCCTCGCCGATCCACGCGCATTGCAGATTGCCATCGCCGCGCGCGATGCGTACCACTTCCTCGGCGCACCTGAAGGAGAGTTAGCGCTTGCGGAGGCTGCGGTGTATTTAGCGTCGGCGCCCAAGAGCAATCGCGTGTACACGGCCTGGCAAGCGGCGCAGGCGGCGGCGCGGCGCACACCGGCAGCTCCCGTGCCCAAACACATCCGCAACGCGCCGACGAGCTTGATGAAGGACCTCGGCTACGGTGCGGGGTATCAATACGCGCACAACGTGCCCGAGGCGTACATTCCACAAGACTACCTACCGGACGAGGTGGCGAAGGAAAACTTCTACACTCCCTCGTCGTTTGGTTTTGAAAAGGACGTTGCCAAGCGGCTCGAGTGGTGGGCGGAGTTGAAGCGTCGCGCTGAATCAGGGGACGAAACCGGAACTGTTGGGGAGGCTGAGTGA